One Gordonia sp. SID5947 genomic region harbors:
- a CDS encoding ESX secretion-associated protein EspG: protein MTSENGLRPIGRVDSLTVRLFCRAYGLDTMPYPFITHIDAQDGDEVERKERETLESLHTEPPVHLTRWVQSSMHPDISAQLYGVFVKDGKATTKIRINAVRQGDDGFVAIQKSNPTKATDIVIYETDATQLGSAMLSFTPEQPAGRLKEVVIEKPTGTEDRRTGSLLSRNEVGTSDPATEFQQLDTEFSAFVQVNPFRLTDYGYDKRWFHVLWEHKAGDGQYLVTKDVGTRAIAADRQLLGREVDNCIARAVQAVRERRAAAQTDS from the coding sequence ATGACCAGTGAGAACGGGCTGCGGCCGATCGGGCGAGTGGACTCATTGACAGTTCGCCTGTTCTGCCGCGCGTACGGCCTGGACACGATGCCTTATCCGTTCATCACGCATATCGACGCGCAGGATGGCGATGAGGTCGAGCGCAAGGAGCGCGAAACGCTGGAAAGCCTGCACACCGAACCACCCGTTCACCTCACACGATGGGTCCAGAGTTCGATGCACCCGGATATCAGTGCCCAGTTGTACGGGGTGTTCGTGAAAGACGGCAAGGCGACGACCAAGATTCGCATCAACGCAGTCCGCCAGGGCGACGACGGCTTCGTCGCGATCCAGAAGTCGAACCCCACCAAAGCGACCGACATTGTCATTTACGAGACTGACGCGACACAGTTGGGTAGCGCGATGCTCAGCTTCACTCCGGAGCAGCCTGCGGGTCGCCTGAAGGAAGTGGTCATTGAGAAGCCCACTGGAACCGAGGACCGCCGCACCGGCAGCTTACTGTCGCGAAACGAGGTCGGGACCAGTGACCCGGCAACTGAGTTCCAGCAGCTGGATACCGAGTTCTCGGCCTTCGTTCAAGTCAATCCCTTTCGACTAACCGACTACGGATACGACAAACGTTGGTTCCACGTCTTGTGGGAACACAAGGCTGGAGACGGCCAATACCTGGTGACGAAAGACGTGGGGACGCGAGCGATCGCGGCCGACCGTCAACTTCTCGGACGCGAAGTCGACAACTGTATCGCCAGGGCAGTCCAGGCAGTGAGGGAACGCCGGGCGGCCGCGCAGACCGACAGCTGA